Proteins from a genomic interval of Micromonospora sp. NBC_00389:
- a CDS encoding LamB/YcsF family protein, which produces MDLNADLGEGFGIWRLGDDEALLDLVTSANVACGFHAGDPSTMRRVCEGAARRGVAVGAQVGYRDLAGFGRRRIAYDFAELRDEITYQLGALDAFCRLFGTGVRYLKPHGALYNVASTDEAQAAAVVAAVTGHDPEMPVLCLPGSVLAQLAVGAGLPVVAEGFADRGYLPNGALVPRGTPGALITDAEQVANRAERMATERTVVAVDGTVIPCPVDSICVHGDTPGAVSATELVRATLIDAGIPLAPFA; this is translated from the coding sequence GCTGCTGGACCTGGTCACCTCCGCCAACGTCGCCTGCGGCTTCCACGCCGGCGACCCGTCCACCATGCGGCGGGTCTGCGAGGGCGCGGCGCGGCGCGGGGTCGCGGTGGGCGCGCAGGTCGGCTACCGGGACCTGGCCGGCTTCGGCCGGCGGCGCATCGCGTACGACTTCGCCGAGCTGCGCGACGAGATTACCTACCAACTGGGCGCGCTCGACGCGTTCTGCCGGCTGTTCGGCACAGGGGTCCGCTACCTCAAGCCGCACGGGGCGCTCTACAACGTGGCCAGCACCGACGAGGCGCAGGCGGCGGCGGTGGTCGCCGCGGTCACCGGCCACGACCCCGAGATGCCCGTGCTCTGCCTGCCCGGCTCGGTGCTCGCCCAGCTCGCCGTCGGTGCGGGCCTGCCGGTCGTCGCCGAGGGCTTCGCCGACCGCGGCTACCTGCCCAACGGGGCACTGGTGCCGCGCGGCACACCCGGCGCGCTGATCACCGACGCGGAACAGGTGGCCAACCGGGCGGAACGGATGGCCACCGAACGGACCGTGGTGGCGGTGGACGGCACCGTCATCCCCTGCCCGGTGGACTCGATCTGCGTGCACGGGGACACCCCCGGCGCGGTCTCCGCCACCGAACTGGTCCGCGCCACGCTGATCGACGCCGGCATCCCACTCGCCCCGTTCGCGTGA
- a CDS encoding NHL domain-containing thioredoxin family protein, with the protein MSARVRAPELRGRGWLNTGGRDLKLADLRGKIVLADFWTFCCINCLHVLDELRPLEEKYGDVLVVIGVHSPKFEHEKDADALAAAVERYGVHHPVLDDPELDMWQQYAARAWPTLSVIDPEGYVVATMAGEGHAEGLARLIDELIATHEAKGTLHRGDGPYVPPPAPETTLRFPGKAVLLPDGNLLVSDSARHSLVEVAPDGETPVRRIGSGERGRADGPAGAATFSEPQGLCLLPTQVAEVAGYDLVVADTVNHLLRGVRLASGEVVTVAGSGRQWRATVDDHPHDALAVDLSSPWDLAWYDDKLIIAMAGIHQLWWFDPIKRTAGMYAGTTVEALRDGPLAEAWMAQPSGLSVSADGARLWIADSETSAVRYVENGELGTAVGQGLFDFGHVDGPAESALLQHPLGVCALPDGSVLIADTYNGAVRRFDPATGQVSTVADGLAEPSDLVLTPAGEVLVVESAAHRLTRLAPGALSAAGASTVDGPRHRTERKPTDIAAGEVTLDIVFTPAPGQKLDETYGPSTRLVVSASPPELLVEGAGTGTELSRRLVLNGEVTGGVLQVTAQAATCDADVEHAACHLTRQDWGVPVRVVDGGAARLPLVLRGLDA; encoded by the coding sequence ATGAGCGCACGAGTACGGGCCCCCGAGCTGCGCGGTCGGGGCTGGCTGAACACCGGTGGACGCGATCTCAAGCTCGCCGACCTGCGCGGCAAGATCGTCCTGGCGGATTTTTGGACCTTCTGCTGCATCAACTGCCTGCACGTGCTCGACGAGTTGCGCCCGCTGGAGGAGAAGTACGGCGACGTGCTCGTCGTGATCGGCGTGCACTCGCCGAAGTTCGAGCACGAGAAGGACGCCGACGCGTTGGCCGCCGCCGTGGAGCGGTACGGGGTGCACCACCCCGTACTCGACGATCCCGAGCTGGACATGTGGCAGCAGTACGCGGCCCGGGCCTGGCCGACCCTGTCGGTGATCGACCCCGAGGGGTACGTGGTGGCCACCATGGCCGGCGAGGGGCACGCCGAGGGGCTGGCCCGGCTGATCGACGAGCTGATCGCCACCCACGAGGCCAAGGGCACCCTGCACCGGGGCGACGGCCCGTACGTCCCGCCACCCGCGCCGGAGACCACGCTGCGCTTCCCGGGCAAGGCGGTGCTGCTGCCGGACGGCAACCTGCTGGTCTCCGACTCGGCCCGGCACTCCCTGGTCGAGGTGGCCCCCGACGGTGAGACACCGGTGCGCCGGATCGGCTCGGGCGAGCGGGGCCGGGCCGACGGGCCGGCCGGCGCGGCGACCTTCTCCGAGCCGCAGGGCCTCTGCCTGCTGCCCACGCAGGTCGCCGAGGTGGCCGGCTACGACCTGGTGGTCGCCGACACGGTCAACCACCTGCTGCGCGGCGTACGCCTGGCGTCGGGCGAGGTGGTCACCGTCGCCGGTAGCGGCCGGCAGTGGCGGGCCACGGTCGACGACCACCCGCACGACGCGCTCGCCGTGGACCTCTCGTCCCCGTGGGACCTGGCCTGGTACGACGACAAGCTGATCATCGCGATGGCTGGCATCCACCAGCTCTGGTGGTTCGATCCGATCAAGCGGACCGCTGGCATGTACGCCGGCACCACGGTCGAGGCGCTGCGCGACGGCCCGCTGGCCGAGGCGTGGATGGCACAGCCGTCGGGGCTCTCCGTCTCCGCCGACGGCGCCCGGCTCTGGATCGCCGACAGCGAGACCAGCGCCGTCCGGTACGTCGAGAACGGGGAGCTCGGCACCGCCGTCGGGCAGGGCCTGTTCGACTTCGGGCACGTGGACGGGCCGGCGGAGTCGGCGCTGCTCCAGCACCCGCTGGGCGTGTGTGCGCTGCCGGACGGCTCGGTGCTGATCGCGGACACCTACAACGGTGCGGTCCGCCGCTTCGATCCAGCCACCGGCCAGGTGTCCACGGTCGCCGACGGGCTGGCCGAGCCGAGCGATCTCGTGCTCACCCCCGCCGGCGAGGTGCTGGTGGTGGAGTCCGCCGCGCACCGGCTGACCCGGCTCGCCCCGGGTGCGCTGTCGGCGGCGGGCGCCAGCACGGTGGACGGCCCCCGGCACCGCACCGAGCGGAAGCCGACCGACATCGCGGCGGGCGAGGTCACCCTGGACATCGTCTTCACCCCCGCGCCCGGGCAGAAGCTGGACGAGACGTACGGGCCGTCGACCCGGCTGGTGGTCTCCGCGTCCCCGCCGGAGCTGCTGGTGGAGGGCGCCGGCACGGGCACCGAGCTGTCCCGCCGGTTGGTGCTCAACGGCGAGGTCACCGGCGGGGTGCTCCAGGTGACCGCCCAGGCGGCGACCTGTGACGCGGATGTCGAGCACGCCGCCTGCCATCTGACCCGGCAGGACTGGGGCGTCCCGGTCCGAGTGGTCGACGGCGGGGCGGCCCGGCTCCCGCTCGTGTTGCGCGGCCTGGACGCCTAG
- a CDS encoding LppU/SCO3897 family protein, which yields MTSEGPHRPGQEPDEVSPGAGGPAPYGDRPAQPDNGYNAAGPDLGWAPPPPTRQNPSAPAWAAQSEQPPNPAWGSGAAPQPSDPAQPAWATGGGANEAPQQPGAWPASGGAPDHAQPAPWAGQQQGWTPAEQSAPTWAAAAPEQPDWAQAQPAAARGAAQVPPATAAWPAQEDPARSGGWSTDSPQDDQARSGGWGGAAQANPPAADWRGAESQQPESAQAGGWSGGSGQQDDPAASGGWATGAAARDDQPVWTPAEQSPQTWGQAAEQTEQPAPGWGQAEPAAARGAAQVPAPAANWPSQDDPGRSGGWAAQQQQAQPGGWGDGADVKQDEAAQPAAWGGAESRPQQPDWVLSAQDQPAERPEQAGWTPEQAGTPARASASVPGNDGTPAWAAAPDNAAQGSAAVPATQPWAPGEVWGRAEAEASAQSRGGWEADRGDEPPAYQPGPAPGISPANAVPLPPQEQRVPGASLAAAPPVDYAPPAQFAAIPEQPAYAEQPAYAEREQPDAPAQYEAEPAGWGRAEEASAGAAVVPAPRTSPESGAGRAVVPVPEAESAAGAVGRASASASVPLASRVMPPTDQAIRPAGAPAPQPRVYGRPAQSEPEQAAPEAFQADPGTERQSAPDWQNGPARQEAPDWQNGSDRQAAPDWQNGPDRQAAPDWQNGSDRQAAPDWQNGPDRQASPGWGGDSPAEPRFDDRPATPNGFGEAASAPPAFPPGVPSFVDAPGNNRPVNGVRPQSGAERPADRFGPASPAAGTAAVNGTPGFGGPGFGGPGFGSGPGTEPAPGANFAAAFPSAPQQAAPAWGQQASESDQGRFDSFKPDAEEPKAEPPVPKVRNGRVLAAVLIAAVLILAVPLGLLMLLGKFGGGNEAPSFDPAVGTCVKQSGQGASAADCGEAGAFTIVSKVDAKDKCTDTTQPHVVLPGEGTNRVLCLKPATK from the coding sequence ATGACGTCCGAGGGCCCGCACCGCCCCGGCCAGGAGCCGGACGAGGTGTCACCGGGCGCCGGCGGACCGGCGCCGTACGGCGACCGCCCGGCGCAGCCGGACAACGGTTACAACGCCGCCGGCCCCGACCTTGGCTGGGCGCCCCCACCGCCGACCCGGCAGAACCCATCGGCACCGGCCTGGGCGGCCCAGTCGGAGCAGCCGCCGAACCCCGCCTGGGGTTCCGGCGCCGCGCCGCAGCCCTCCGACCCGGCACAGCCCGCCTGGGCCACCGGCGGTGGTGCGAACGAGGCGCCGCAGCAGCCCGGCGCCTGGCCCGCCAGCGGGGGCGCACCGGACCACGCGCAGCCCGCCCCGTGGGCTGGGCAGCAGCAGGGCTGGACGCCAGCCGAGCAGAGTGCCCCCACCTGGGCCGCGGCTGCCCCCGAGCAGCCCGACTGGGCACAGGCCCAGCCCGCCGCCGCGCGGGGTGCCGCGCAGGTGCCGCCGGCCACCGCCGCCTGGCCGGCTCAGGAAGACCCAGCCCGCTCCGGCGGCTGGAGCACCGACTCCCCGCAGGACGACCAGGCCCGCTCCGGCGGCTGGGGCGGGGCGGCGCAGGCCAACCCACCCGCCGCTGACTGGCGCGGCGCCGAGTCACAGCAGCCCGAGTCCGCGCAGGCCGGCGGCTGGTCCGGCGGCAGCGGTCAGCAGGACGACCCGGCCGCCTCCGGCGGCTGGGCCACCGGCGCTGCCGCGCGCGACGACCAGCCGGTGTGGACGCCGGCCGAGCAGTCCCCCCAGACCTGGGGCCAGGCCGCCGAGCAGACCGAGCAGCCGGCCCCCGGCTGGGGGCAGGCCGAGCCGGCCGCGGCACGTGGCGCGGCCCAGGTGCCGGCACCGGCGGCAAACTGGCCCAGCCAGGACGACCCGGGCCGCTCCGGCGGCTGGGCCGCACAGCAGCAGCAGGCGCAGCCCGGTGGGTGGGGCGACGGCGCTGACGTGAAGCAGGACGAGGCCGCGCAGCCGGCCGCCTGGGGTGGCGCCGAGAGCCGCCCGCAGCAGCCGGACTGGGTGCTCTCGGCCCAGGACCAGCCGGCCGAACGGCCGGAGCAGGCGGGATGGACCCCGGAGCAGGCCGGCACCCCGGCGCGGGCCAGCGCCAGCGTGCCGGGCAACGACGGGACGCCCGCCTGGGCCGCCGCCCCGGACAATGCCGCCCAGGGCAGCGCCGCTGTGCCGGCCACCCAGCCGTGGGCACCCGGCGAGGTGTGGGGTCGCGCCGAGGCGGAGGCCTCCGCCCAGTCCCGCGGTGGCTGGGAGGCCGACCGGGGCGACGAGCCACCGGCCTACCAGCCCGGGCCCGCGCCGGGCATCTCGCCGGCCAACGCGGTGCCACTGCCGCCACAGGAGCAGCGCGTACCGGGCGCCAGCCTGGCCGCCGCCCCGCCGGTCGACTACGCGCCACCCGCCCAGTTCGCCGCGATCCCCGAGCAGCCGGCGTACGCCGAGCAGCCGGCGTACGCCGAGCGGGAGCAGCCGGACGCCCCCGCGCAGTACGAGGCCGAGCCGGCCGGTTGGGGCCGGGCCGAGGAGGCTTCGGCAGGCGCTGCGGTGGTGCCCGCCCCGCGTACCTCTCCGGAATCCGGAGCGGGCCGTGCGGTCGTACCGGTGCCGGAGGCCGAGTCGGCGGCCGGCGCGGTGGGCCGGGCCTCGGCGAGCGCCTCCGTGCCACTGGCCAGCCGGGTGATGCCCCCGACCGACCAGGCCATCCGGCCGGCCGGCGCGCCCGCGCCACAGCCCCGGGTGTACGGCCGTCCGGCGCAATCCGAGCCGGAGCAGGCAGCGCCGGAGGCGTTCCAGGCCGACCCGGGCACCGAGCGCCAGAGCGCACCGGACTGGCAGAACGGCCCGGCACGCCAGGAGGCACCTGACTGGCAGAATGGCTCCGACCGCCAGGCAGCACCCGACTGGCAGAACGGACCTGACCGCCAGGCAGCACCTGACTGGCAGAACGGCTCCGACCGCCAGGCGGCACCCGACTGGCAGAACGGCCCTGACCGGCAGGCCAGCCCCGGTTGGGGCGGCGACTCCCCGGCCGAACCGCGCTTCGACGACCGGCCGGCGACTCCGAACGGGTTCGGTGAGGCGGCGTCCGCGCCGCCGGCGTTCCCGCCCGGTGTGCCGTCCTTCGTCGACGCGCCCGGGAACAACCGGCCGGTGAACGGGGTCCGGCCGCAGTCCGGTGCCGAGCGTCCGGCCGACCGGTTCGGCCCCGCTTCTCCGGCCGCCGGCACCGCCGCGGTGAACGGCACGCCGGGCTTCGGCGGACCCGGCTTCGGCGGACCGGGCTTCGGCAGCGGGCCGGGCACCGAGCCGGCACCGGGCGCCAACTTCGCGGCGGCCTTCCCGTCGGCGCCGCAGCAGGCCGCGCCGGCCTGGGGTCAGCAGGCCAGCGAGTCCGACCAGGGCCGGTTCGACTCGTTCAAGCCGGACGCTGAGGAGCCGAAGGCAGAGCCACCGGTGCCGAAGGTGCGTAACGGTCGGGTGCTGGCCGCGGTGCTGATCGCGGCGGTGCTCATCCTGGCGGTGCCGCTCGGCCTGCTGATGCTGCTCGGCAAGTTCGGCGGCGGGAACGAGGCGCCCAGCTTCGACCCGGCGGTCGGCACGTGCGTGAAGCAGTCCGGTCAGGGCGCCTCGGCGGCGGACTGCGGCGAGGCCGGCGCGTTCACGATCGTTTCCAAGGTGGACGCGAAGGACAAGTGCACCGACACGACGCAGCCGCACGTGGTGCTGCCCGGCGAGGGCACCAACCGGGTGCTCTGCCTCAAGCCGGCCACCAAGTAG